ccctttgttatgacaagcttatataagttcatgagtaaatatttgcttaacaagtcacctaataagttgcaataatagtgtttaacataatttttttatgactatctcatctctgtatccaagacatgcaattatctgtaaggtccctcagtcgagcagtgaatttcaaacacaaattcaaccacaaagaccagagagattttccaatgcctcacaaagaaggcacctattggtagatggctaaaaaaaaaagaaataaaaaaaaagcagacattgaatatccctttgagcatggtgaagttgttaattacactttggagggtgtatcaataaacccagtcactacaaagatacagataactcagttgccggagaggaacgaaaccgctcagggatttcaccatgaggccaatggtgactttaaaacagttacagagaataatggctgtgataggagacaactgaggatggatcaacaacatagtggtggctgcatcatgttatgagtatgcttgtaatcgttaaggactggggtgtttttcaggataaaaaagaaacggaatggaactaagcacaggcaaaatccaagagaaaaacctggttcagtctgctttccactagacactgggagattaattcccctttcagcagaacaataacctaaaacacaaggccaaatctaaactggagttgcttaccaagaagacagtgaatgttccagtggccaagttacagttttgacttaaatctacttgaaaatctatggcaagacctgaaaatggttgtctagcaatgatcaacaaccaatttgacagagctagaagaattttgaaaagaataatgtgtaaatgttgcacaatccagatgtagaaagctcttagagaccgaCCCAGAAAGACTGaaagctgtaatagctgccaaaggtgcttctacaaagcattgactcaggcgtgtgaatacttatgtaaattagatatttctgtatttaatttaagtcaatttgaaaacatttctaaaaacatgtttttactttgtcattgtggggtattgtgtgtagatgggtcagatttaaaaatatatatatttaatcaattttgaattcaggctgtaacacaacaaaatgtggaataagtgaaggggtatgaatactttatgaaggcactgtaagtattcTTATGGTGTGCTCGGCAAGTTATGTGCAAAGATTACGTTTTGTCGATGTGTTTGCTTAAAAGCGGTATATTGCTCTGGGTATGACAATGTACATATCGATCTCTTTGTCCTCCATAATCTTTAAGCATCAGAAACAAGCTAGTGTGTCATAAATGTACACCAAACCAAGTACTAGACTGGGTTTGGCCTCACTATGTTTCTTTGTCCTCCAGAGCTTGATGCTCCAGATTGCGGCTACTATGATTGAGACGGAGAAAAAGGAGTCTAAGCAGGAGAAAGACAATTTCATGGCTGAGATCCCCGCCCTGGATTTGTCTGGAGATCAAGCGGCGCTGGTGGTATGATACTAGTCATTCATTACTTTACAAGTTCCACAAAGCTACTCTGATCTATTCAATATATCacaatgtacactgagtgtacaaaacattaggaacacctgctctttccatgacagactgaacaggtgaatccaggtgaaagctatgatcccttattgatgtaaattttttaatccacttcaatcagtgtagatgaaggggaagagacaggttaaagaaggatttttaagccttgagacaattgagacatgggttgtgtatgtgtgccttttagagggtgaatgggcaagacaaaatatttaagtgtctttgaacggggtatggtagtaggtgccaggtgcaccggtttgagtgtttcaagaactgcaacactgctgggtttttcatggtcaacagtttcccgtgtgtatcaagaatggtccactacacaaaggacatccagcccacttgacacaactgtgggaggtattggagtcaacatggtccagcatccctctagaacgctttcgacaccttgtagagtccatgccccaacgaactgaggctgttctgagggcaaaaagagggtgcaactcaatattaggaaggttcctaatattttgtacactcagtgtaaggcAAAGCCTTTATCAGTGTGTGGAATGAAAGGTAGGGCAGCTCTCTCTCTAGATAGCTGTTGCCTGCAGAAAGTTGTTAATTCCACACACTTTAGATGCTGGTGCCATGCTGGTGCCTCTTACAAATTATCTGTGATGTGTTTGTGTGCCAACAGGAAATGCTCAAAAAGTTGGCCCAGACCGTCGACAAGGTAGATGAGGACAGATATGATGCAGAAGCAAAAGTAAAGAAGACAGAAAAAgaggtacagtacattacattacatatttTCCTCCTCCTAGAAACATATACCTCTGCAAATCTAATCTTTCTCCTCACTTTCTCACTTCCCAGATTGAGGACTTGAAGATGAAAGTGATTGAGGTCCAGGGCATAAAGAAACCAGCTCTGAAGAAAGTGCGTTTGTCTGCTGATGCTATGCTTGCAGCTCTGCTGGGCACCAAGCACAAGGCTTCCATGGACTTTAGATCCAACTTGAAAGAAGTGAAGAAGGAGGTCAAAGAGGAGGTGGGTATTTGTGTGGAATCTTACAAAGCAGAGAATCATAGTACTGTAGGAGATGGCAACATTTGTCCCACGTGTTCAGAGCTTTGATGAAAGGATCAGTTACATGTGTTTCATATTATATCCTCAAACACTGAAAATGTCACATCATAAACTTTGTGTCACGCAGGAGGAAGTTGGTGACTGGCGTAAGAACGTTGATGAACAGGCTGGCATGGATGGCAGGAAGAAGAAGTTTGAGACCGCATAAATGACTGAATTAGTTCTGGTGTTCAAAACTGGCTACTGAGTGATTAATGTATCTTTTTCATTATTTTGTGGTACTGTTAGAGAGTCTAGCATCTGATAAGCACTTATACTAACTGTAAACTGTCATTGAATTGTAGCATATTTTCCAAATGTATAGGCTTATCGGAAATTTATTCAACTGCCAAACTGCGGTAATTAAATAAATGTTGGCAACATGGAGAAATGGTATACATTCGGTGGTCCTGTGTTGTGTTCAATTTTGTTACCCCTTTCAAATTAGGTCCCTCAATGCTTTTGGATGTAAGGTGTTCTGAAGTACGGTTGCAAAAAAGTTGACTTTCCGAAAGATCTTATTCCCTTCTGATTtcgggaatcttccaaccaggatttctggaaaacctggacaTTATGGGAACGTTACATGAATTTTGTAACCCTATTCTGGAGAAACCTAGATCAGCTTGGGTCAAGGCTTTCTTAATACTGTAAAAACAAATCTGAGTTATAAACCACAAGATGTCAGTATAGTAGAACATTCTTTCTCTTTCTGATGACccttcctctttcttt
The sequence above is a segment of the Coregonus clupeaformis isolate EN_2021a chromosome 19, ASM2061545v1, whole genome shotgun sequence genome. Coding sequences within it:
- the LOC121531697 gene encoding troponin I, fast skeletal muscle encodes the protein MSEKKMTSSRKHHLKSLMLQIAATMIETEKKESKQEKDNFMAEIPALDLSGDQAALVEMLKKLAQTVDKVDEDRYDAEAKVKKTEKEIEDLKMKVIEVQGIKKPALKKVRLSADAMLAALLGTKHKASMDFRSNLKEVKKEVKEEEEVGDWRKNVDEQAGMDGRKKKFETA